Proteins co-encoded in one Methylobacterium sp. WL1 genomic window:
- a CDS encoding TspO/MBR family protein, translating to MRAATQVPEASALPRWLRLAAAIVPVVITAAIGSVATQAEIPGWYASLNKPSFNPPNWLFPVAWTVLYTMIAVSLWRLLGAMPRTGPSREGWWLALAAFLVQLVLNAAWTPVFFTAHAIGSGLIVVAMLLVMVLWTIRLTWRFDRAAAWLLVPYAAWVAFATLLNAAILRLN from the coding sequence ATGCGGGCCGCGACACAAGTTCCCGAGGCTTCGGCCCTGCCGCGCTGGCTGCGGCTGGCCGCCGCGATCGTGCCGGTGGTGATCACCGCCGCGATCGGCTCGGTGGCGACCCAGGCGGAGATCCCGGGCTGGTACGCGAGCCTGAACAAGCCGTCCTTCAACCCGCCGAACTGGCTTTTCCCCGTGGCCTGGACGGTGCTCTACACGATGATCGCCGTCTCGCTGTGGCGGCTGCTCGGCGCGATGCCCCGCACCGGGCCGAGCCGCGAGGGTTGGTGGCTCGCGCTTGCCGCCTTCCTGGTCCAACTCGTGCTGAACGCCGCCTGGACACCGGTGTTCTTCACCGCCCACGCGATCGGCTCGGGGCTGATCGTGGTGGCGATGCTGCTGGTGATGGTGCTGTGGACGATCCGGCTGACCTGGCGGTTCGACCGGGCGGCGGCCTGGCTGCTCGTGCCCTACGCCGCCTGGGTCGCCTTCGCGACGCTGCTCAACGCCGCGATCCTGCGGTTGAATTGA
- a CDS encoding phosphate-starvation-inducible PsiE family protein, producing MADTDDEQQGRLTRIASGIFLHTEHAIYAALGLLLAVTALVALIEATGLTWEALRSLGGATQILEVIDRLLFLLMLIEILHTVRVSMRSGKLTCEPFLIVGLIASIRRVLVITLQSSEITHAKDWSPEKQALFNASMIELGVLAGLILTMVLAIFMLHRARDDGRPAGEESEEHAGA from the coding sequence ATGGCCGACACGGACGACGAACAGCAAGGGCGCCTGACGCGGATCGCCAGCGGGATCTTCCTCCACACCGAGCACGCGATCTACGCGGCGCTCGGCCTGCTCCTGGCGGTCACCGCCCTGGTCGCGCTGATCGAGGCCACCGGGTTGACCTGGGAGGCGCTGCGCTCCCTCGGAGGCGCCACGCAGATCCTGGAGGTCATCGACCGGCTGCTGTTCCTGCTGATGCTGATCGAGATCCTGCACACCGTGCGGGTCTCCATGCGGTCCGGCAAGCTGACCTGCGAGCCGTTCCTGATCGTCGGCCTGATCGCCTCGATCCGACGGGTGCTGGTGATCACCCTGCAATCCTCGGAGATCACGCACGCCAAGGACTGGTCCCCGGAGAAGCAGGCACTGTTCAACGCCTCGATGATCGAGCTCGGCGTGCTGGCCGGGCTGATCCTCACGATGGTGCTGGCGATCTTCATGCTCCACCGCGCCCGCGACGACGGCAGGCCGGCGGGAGAGGAATCGGAGGAGCATGCCGGGGCTTGA
- a CDS encoding DUF4337 domain-containing protein, translating into MSGGHGSIEGSNKRVALLISILALFLAFSETLGKAAQTDSIGSNVEAANQWAYFQARTIRSTVLKTADEAIALVPPGPNQDAIAAKRAEWAKTLARWESEPATGEGRKELTAKARASEERRDLSLLRYHHYELASAAFQIGIVLASAEVITGIAILVFAGGFLGLAGAALLGFGYLAPHALPFFH; encoded by the coding sequence ATGTCGGGTGGTCACGGGTCGATCGAGGGTTCGAACAAGCGCGTTGCGCTGCTGATCTCGATCCTGGCTTTGTTCCTCGCCTTCAGCGAGACCCTGGGCAAGGCGGCGCAGACGGATTCGATCGGCTCGAATGTCGAGGCGGCCAACCAATGGGCCTACTTCCAGGCGCGCACGATCCGCTCAACGGTGCTGAAGACCGCCGACGAGGCGATCGCGCTGGTGCCGCCCGGCCCGAACCAGGACGCCATCGCGGCCAAGCGCGCCGAATGGGCCAAGACCCTGGCGCGCTGGGAATCGGAGCCCGCCACCGGCGAGGGCCGCAAGGAGCTGACCGCGAAGGCCCGCGCCTCCGAGGAGCGGCGCGACCTGTCGCTGCTGCGCTACCACCATTATGAACTGGCCTCCGCGGCCTTCCAGATCGGCATCGTGCTCGCCTCGGCCGAGGTGATCACCGGCATCGCCATCCTGGTCTTCGCGGGCGGTTTTCTGGGACTGGCCGGGGCGGCGCTGCTCGGCTTCGGCTACCTGGCGCCGCACGCGCTGCCGTTCTTCCACTAA
- a CDS encoding efflux RND transporter permease subunit, which translates to MRLNVSAWAIRKPLPSVVLFLVLMILGLVSFRALPITRFPNIDIPIVSVTITQSGAAPAELQTQVTKWVEDSVAGVKGVKHILSTITEGISTTTIEFRLEVNQDRATNDVKDALSKIRQNLPRTIDEPIVSRVEIAGLPIMIYGASAPAMTPEDLSWFVDDVVARGLQSVKGVGGVERLGGVAREIRVTLKPDRLLALGITAADVNRQLRLTSADMAGGRGEVGGQEQSIRALAASASLDTLAKTSIVVPGNRKVRLDELATLSDTAEEPRTFARFNGEPVVAFAVSRASGASDADVSVGVAKKIAALHAANPDVRFDLIDTSVVNTIGNYHSAMMGLIEGAALAVIVVLLFLRDWRATLIAAVALPLSVLPTFWVMSTLGFSLNAVSLLAITLVTGILVDDAIVEIENIVRHMRMGKSPYRASLEAADEIGLAVIAITATIIAIFSPVSFMGGIAGQYFKQFGLTIAAAVFMSLLVARLITPLLAAYFLRDHGPDHTTDGIVMRGYTRLVAWSVRHKFITLILGIACFAGSIASTGLLPAGFLPAEDQARTLFVLELPPGARLPDTVKLSDAIEQKIRALPEVKSVFVDGGRQLPGKKEVRLATLTINLTPKNTRHRTQKQVDAEIAAILREEPDIRFWALRESGQRDMALIIAGPDKAVVADVAAKLQREAAQIPHLVNVMSTAPLDRTEIRIRPKAGVAADLGVSTDTIAETVRVGTIGDIGMNLAKFNATDRQVPIRVQLPESLRGRLSELETLKVPVKGGAAVPLATVADISLGQGPTGIDRYDRSVRVAIEGDMQGTDALAELIKQVMNLPTAKNLPPGVTISQTGDAEVMGEVFEGFALAMGAGLMMVFGVLILLFGNFLQPLTILFSLPLSIGGAILALLICHMPISMPVVIGILMLMGVVTKNAIMLVDFAVEQIHAGVDRTTAIVDAGRKRARPIVMTTIAMAAGMVPSAMAFGIGGEFRAPMAVAVIGGLIVSTVLSLVFVPAIFVLMDDLSRLLGRLFGRFVGERDDPQDEPGYDEARHPANDGRALPPRIAAE; encoded by the coding sequence ATGCGCCTCAACGTCTCCGCCTGGGCGATCCGGAAGCCGCTGCCCTCGGTGGTGCTGTTCCTGGTCCTGATGATCTTAGGGCTGGTCAGCTTCCGCGCCCTGCCGATCACCCGGTTCCCGAACATCGACATCCCGATCGTCTCGGTGACGATCACCCAGTCCGGCGCGGCGCCGGCCGAGCTTCAGACCCAGGTCACCAAGTGGGTCGAGGATTCCGTCGCCGGGGTGAAAGGCGTCAAGCACATCCTGTCGACCATCACCGAGGGCATCTCGACCACGACGATCGAGTTCCGCCTGGAGGTGAACCAGGATCGCGCGACCAACGACGTCAAGGACGCGCTCAGCAAGATCCGCCAGAACCTGCCGCGGACCATCGACGAGCCGATCGTCTCCCGGGTCGAGATCGCCGGCCTTCCGATCATGATCTACGGCGCCTCCGCGCCCGCGATGACGCCCGAGGACCTGTCGTGGTTCGTGGACGACGTGGTCGCCCGGGGCCTGCAGAGCGTGAAGGGCGTCGGCGGGGTCGAGCGCCTGGGCGGCGTCGCCCGGGAGATCCGCGTCACCCTGAAGCCCGACCGGCTGCTGGCGCTCGGCATCACCGCGGCGGACGTGAACCGGCAGCTGCGCCTGACCTCCGCCGACATGGCGGGCGGGCGCGGCGAGGTCGGCGGGCAGGAGCAGTCAATCCGCGCGCTCGCGGCCTCGGCGAGCCTCGACACCCTGGCCAAGACCTCGATCGTGGTGCCGGGCAACCGCAAGGTCCGGCTCGACGAGCTGGCGACCCTGTCGGACACCGCCGAGGAGCCGCGCACCTTCGCGCGCTTCAACGGCGAGCCGGTGGTGGCCTTCGCGGTCTCCCGGGCCAGCGGCGCCAGCGACGCCGACGTCTCGGTCGGGGTCGCCAAGAAGATCGCGGCGCTCCACGCGGCCAACCCGGACGTGCGGTTCGACCTGATCGACACCAGCGTCGTCAACACCATCGGCAACTACCACTCGGCCATGATGGGCCTGATCGAGGGTGCAGCGCTCGCGGTCATCGTGGTGCTGCTGTTCCTGCGCGACTGGCGCGCCACGCTGATCGCCGCGGTGGCGCTGCCGCTCTCGGTGCTGCCGACCTTCTGGGTGATGAGCACGCTCGGCTTCTCGCTCAACGCCGTGAGCCTGCTGGCGATCACGCTGGTCACCGGCATCCTGGTGGACGACGCGATCGTGGAGATCGAGAACATCGTCCGGCACATGCGGATGGGGAAATCGCCCTACCGCGCCTCGCTCGAGGCCGCCGACGAGATCGGGCTGGCGGTCATCGCGATCACGGCGACGATCATCGCGATCTTCTCGCCGGTCTCGTTCATGGGCGGCATCGCGGGCCAGTACTTCAAGCAGTTCGGCCTGACCATCGCGGCCGCCGTGTTCATGTCGCTGCTGGTGGCGCGGCTGATCACGCCGCTGCTCGCCGCCTACTTCCTGCGCGACCACGGCCCCGACCACACGACGGACGGGATCGTGATGCGTGGCTACACCCGGCTGGTGGCCTGGTCGGTGCGGCACAAGTTCATCACGCTGATCCTCGGCATCGCGTGCTTTGCCGGTTCGATCGCCTCCACGGGCCTGCTCCCGGCGGGCTTCCTGCCCGCGGAGGACCAGGCGCGCACGCTGTTCGTGCTGGAACTGCCCCCGGGCGCCCGGCTGCCCGACACGGTGAAGCTCAGCGACGCGATCGAGCAGAAGATCCGGGCGCTGCCCGAGGTCAAGAGCGTGTTCGTGGACGGCGGCCGGCAATTGCCCGGCAAGAAGGAGGTCCGGCTCGCGACGCTGACCATCAACCTCACGCCGAAGAACACCCGTCACCGCACGCAGAAGCAGGTCGACGCGGAGATCGCCGCGATCCTGCGCGAGGAGCCCGACATCCGGTTCTGGGCCCTGCGCGAGAGCGGCCAGCGCGACATGGCGCTGATCATCGCCGGGCCCGACAAGGCCGTGGTGGCCGATGTCGCGGCCAAGCTCCAGCGCGAGGCGGCCCAGATCCCGCACCTCGTCAACGTGATGTCGACGGCCCCGCTGGACCGGACCGAGATCCGCATCCGCCCGAAGGCCGGCGTCGCGGCCGATCTCGGCGTCTCCACCGACACCATCGCGGAGACCGTCCGGGTCGGGACGATCGGCGACATCGGCATGAACCTCGCCAAGTTCAACGCCACCGACAGGCAGGTGCCGATCCGGGTGCAGCTGCCGGAGAGCCTGCGCGGCCGGCTGTCCGAGCTCGAGACCCTGAAGGTTCCGGTGAAGGGCGGCGCCGCCGTCCCGCTGGCGACGGTGGCCGATATCAGCCTCGGCCAGGGCCCCACCGGGATCGACCGCTACGACCGCTCCGTGCGCGTGGCCATCGAGGGCGACATGCAGGGCACCGACGCGCTGGCCGAGCTGATCAAGCAGGTGATGAACCTGCCCACCGCCAAGAACCTGCCGCCCGGGGTCACGATCAGCCAGACCGGCGACGCCGAGGTGATGGGCGAGGTGTTCGAGGGCTTCGCGCTGGCCATGGGCGCCGGCCTGATGATGGTGTTCGGCGTGCTGATCCTGCTGTTCGGCAACTTCCTGCAGCCGCTCACCATCCTGTTCTCGCTGCCGCTCTCCATCGGCGGCGCGATCCTGGCGCTGCTGATCTGCCACATGCCGATCTCGATGCCGGTGGTGATCGGCATCCTGATGCTCATGGGCGTGGTGACCAAGAACGCGATCATGCTGGTCGATTTCGCGGTCGAGCAGATCCATGCCGGGGTCGACCGCACCACCGCGATCGTCGATGCCGGCCGCAAGCGCGCCCGGCCGATCGTGATGACCACCATCGCGATGGCCGCCGGCATGGTGCCCTCAGCGATGGCGTTCGGCATCGGCGGCGAGTTCCGCGCCCCAATGGCGGTGGCAGTGATCGGCGGCTTGATCGTCTCGACCGTGCTGTCGCTGGTGTTCGTGCCGGCGATCTTCGTGCTGATGGACGACCTCTCGCGCCTGCTCGGGCGGCTGTTCGGCCGCTTCGTCGGCGAGCGGGACGACCCGCAGGACGAGCCGGGCTACGACGAGGCGCGGCATCCGGCCAATGACGGCCGGGCGCTGCCGCCGCGGATCGCGGCCGAATAA